TGGTGAACTGCAGGGTGGCATCGGCGACGGCGATCGCGTTCACGTCCTTGTCGAAGTACTGCTGCAGGTCCTGGACGATCTGCAGCGAGGCGACGTAGTCGGGGTCGGTGAAGTCGGTCTCTCCGCTGAGGACCCTCTCCTCGAAATCGGCGCCCCCGTAGCGGGCCGAGCCGACGATGTCGGCGAACATCGGGAGCACCCAGTCCTCACGAGCGCCCAGCGCCATCGGTGTGACGCCTTCCTCGACGAGTGTGTCCTGCAGCGCGATGAACTCGTCCCACGTCGTCGGCTCCTCCAGGCCGAGGTCGTCGAACAACGTCTTGTTGTAGAACATCTGCATGGTCTGATAGGCGAACGGAACACCGTACGTCGCGCCGCCCTCGATCCCCTGTGCAGCTCTCAGCACCGTCGGATCGAACTGATCGAGTCCGTCGACGACGTCGTCGATGGGCACGATCTGCTCCGCCTGGATCGCCGACTGCGCTCCGCCGTACGCGCGCAGCATCGCGATGTCGGGGCCATCGCTCCCCTCGAGTCCCGTCGCGAGTATCTGGTTGTACTCCGTCGGCTGATAGCCCTCGAACTCGATGGTCACACCGGGATGCGATTCCTCGTAGACGTCGAAGACCGCATCCCACTTCGGGGTGGACGATGCCTGCCAGGACCAGATCGTCAAGGTGATCTCGTCGTCGCCGGACGATGACGGGGCGCATCCGGCGATGACGACGCCGGCGATGAGGACGCCCGCGGAGATCGCGAGGCGGGGGACGCTGTGACGCATGAGATTCCTCTCAGTTAGGTGAAGCGCTGCGTTCGGTGGGGATGAGGGAATCGAGTGCGCGCCGGACGATCCCGGACGCATCGGCCAGGGCTTGCCGTGCGATGTGGAGAGGAACGCCGCCGAGCTCGCTCACGAGGGCGGCCTTGAGATCGCCCTCCGCCGCGCGCAGCCGTTCCTGCGCGGCACCGGGCTCCAGGCCTGCCGCTTCCGCGAGGATGCGCACGGAACGTTCGCGAAGCTTCCTGTTCGTCGCGACGACCGACACCATGAGGTTCGACCAGGTGTATCCGCGGCGGACCATCACGGCGGTGGAGAAGGCGTTGAGGGTCATCTTCGCGGCGGTCCCTGCCTTCAGCCGTGTCGAGCCGGTGAGGACCTCCGGTCCAGTGTCGGCGACGACGGCGATGTCGACCAGCCTCCGATCGATGTCGGGGTTGCTCGTGATGAGCCCCGTCGCCGCACCGCGTGCTCGTGCCGCGTCGAGCGCGCCTCGCACATAGGGCGTCGTCCCCGACGCGGCGATGCCGACGACCACATCGTCATCGCCGATCTGCGCCGCTTCGGCCGCTCCGTCGCGTGCGGAGTCCTCGCTGCCCTCGATCGCGCGGTGCATTGCGTCGTCCCCTCCGGCGAGATGGGCGACGAAGACGTCCGGCGGCAGGTTGAAGGTGGGGATGAGCTCTGCCGCATCGAGCACCGCGAGCCGGCCGGAGGTTCCCGCGCCGAAGTAGTGGACCCTGCCACCACGTTCGAGAGCCCGGACGGCGACGTCGACGAGTTCGGCGAGCGCCGGCAGCGCTGCCCGCACGGCGACGGAGACCTCGGCGTCGGCGTCGTTGAGCGTCTGCAACAGGTCGAGCGTGTCGAGCTCGTCGAGTCGTTCGGACGCGGGGTTGCGGCGCTCCGTCGCGGGAAGCGCCGAAGCGGAAGCGGGGGTCGTCATCGGTGGGTCTCCAGGTGGTCGGTGATCCCACCTTCGTGAACCTCTTCCGATCTGGCAAGCTTTTTCGAAAAGTCGTTACTTGCTGGAAATTATTTCTCTGTCACCATGGAGGCGTGTCCACCAGCGCGACCACCGCCATCCACCAGCGTCTCTCGGGGCTGACCCCCACGGAGCAGCGCATCGCGCGCCACGTGCTCGACGACCCCGGTCGGGTCGTCGAAGCATCGATCACCCAGCTGGCAGCGGAGAGCGGAACATCGCCCGCGAGCGTGGCGCGCTTCTCCCAGAGCCTGGGATTCGCCGGCTATCCCGAGTTCCGTCTCGCACTCGCCACCGAGCTCGATCGCAACGAGTCCGACCGGGAGCGCTTCCAGGTCGCCGAGGGCGACGTCGACCGGCACGACGACGCGCACACCACGGTCCGGAAGATCGCCTTCGCCGAAGCCTCCGCCATCGAGCGGACCGCACGTCAGCTCGACATCGACGAGCTCGAACGGGGCGTCACGGCGATCCGCAAAGCGCGGCGCATCGACATCTACGGCGCCGCGTCGAGCGGGCTCGCCGCGCTCGACCTCGAGCAGAAGCTGCACCGCGCGGGGCTCGTGGCACAGGCGCGCACCGACCTCCATCTCGCCCTCACCGGCGCAGCACTCCTCGACTCTCGAGACGTCGCGGTCGCGATCTCGCACTCCGGGCGCACGCTCGAGATCGTCCAGGCGGCCGAAGTCGCCGCGGCGTCGGGCGCGACGACCATCGCCGTCACGAACAACCCGCGCTCCCCCCTCGCTCGCGTCTGCACGCTCACGCTCGTCACGGCAGTGGCCGACTCCACGTTCCGATCTGGCGCGATGGCCAGCCGCATCGCCCAGCTCGCCGTCCTCGATTTCCTGTTCGTGCGCATCGCGCAGGCCGACTACGACACGATCTCCGACAACCTGAAGCGGACGTACGATGCCGTCACCTCGCACAGGATCGACTGACGCATGAGGCTCGGCGTCGACCGGCTCCTCGACGACACGCACGCCGGTGCACGGTGGCGCGGGAAGCGACTGGGGATGGTCACGAACGACCTCGCGCTCACGTCGGATCTCACGCGCGGCCGAGAGGCGCTGGTCGAGGCGGGATGGCGGTTCGACGTGCTCTTCGGCCCGGAGCACGGACTCAGCGGAAGGGCACGCGAAGGAGAGCACGTCGGTGACATCGCCGACGCCGCGACAGGTGTTCCCGTCCGAAGCCTCTACGGTGAGCACGTGCGCCCGGCGGCGGAGGACGTGGCACCGCTCGACGCCCTGCTCATCGACCTGCCCGACGTGGGCAGCCGGTTCTACACGTACATCTGGACGATGAGCCATGTCCTCGAGGCGTGCGCAGACGCCGGCACGCCCGTGGTCGTGCTCGACCGCCCGAATCCCATCGGCGGCGACGTCGGGCGTGCGGAGGGCCCCGTGCTCGACGAGTCGATCGCCTCGCTCGTCGGTCGCTGGCCCCTGCCCATCCGGCACGGCCTCACGATCGGCGAACTAGCCAGGCACTGGGTGCGGACCCGTGCGATCGATCTCGAGCTGGACGTCGTCGAGCTCCAGGGCTGGTCGCGTCACGAGACCGCGATCGGCCGCAGCGACCTGACATGGATGCCGCCGTCGCCGAACATCCCGACCGCGGCGACGGCGCTGCTCTATCCCGGCACGTGTCTGGTGGAGGGCGTCAACGTCGCCGAGGGTCGCAGCACGGCGGTGCCGTTCCGGGTGCTCGCCGCGCCGTTCATCGACGGAGAGCGGTATGCGGCACGTGTGAACGAGGAGCGGCTGCCCGGAGTCCGCGCCGTGCCCTACGGCTTCACTCCGCTCGTCCGGGATCACGCGGGCGTCCCGTGTGAAGGCGTGATCCTTCACGTGACGGACGCGGAGGTGCTGAGACCCGTCCGCACCGGCGTGCGACTGCTCTCGCTCCTCGCCGAGATGCATCCGGGCCTTCTCGAGGAACGACCGGGAGTGCCGGTCCCCGGCGAGTCGGACGCCTCCCCGCTCGAGAAGCTGTTCGGAGTCCGAGGCGCGTTCGCGCAGATCGTCTCGGGCGAATGGGACGACCCCGCCCGGCTTGCCGTGCCCGACTGGCTCGACGCCGCGGAGCCCGACCTGCTCTACCGGTGACGGCCGGGACGGCCGAAGGAATCCCATACCTCGCAAGACAGCAGGTCAGAGGACGTTCACAGGCACCGCCTCCGCCGCGTCGGTTGTGATTCACTCCGCGGGTGCGGTTGTCGAGTACGAGCTTCCAGAACGACCCGCGCTGGACGATCGTCGCGGCGGGGGTCTTCGGATCGAAGACCCCCAGGATCACGTGTGGGAAGTTACCGGTGATGTGCCGTCGCCCAGTTCCGTCCGTCACGCCGACTCGCGGACGACCAGGGTCCCGGGCAGCGTGTGCACGCCGCGGGGTAGCGGGCGTCGGCCGCGGATGGCGTCCTCCAGCATCTGCGCGGCGCGCACGCCGAGCCGTCCCAGCTCGAGGTCGACGGTCGTGAGGGGCGGTCTCGCCGCCTCGGCGAG
This window of the Microbacterium sp. AB genome carries:
- a CDS encoding ABC transporter substrate-binding protein, giving the protein MRHSVPRLAISAGVLIAGVVIAGCAPSSSGDDEITLTIWSWQASSTPKWDAVFDVYEESHPGVTIEFEGYQPTEYNQILATGLEGSDGPDIAMLRAYGGAQSAIQAEQIVPIDDVVDGLDQFDPTVLRAAQGIEGGATYGVPFAYQTMQMFYNKTLFDDLGLEEPTTWDEFIALQDTLVEEGVTPMALGAREDWVLPMFADIVGSARYGGADFEERVLSGETDFTDPDYVASLQIVQDLQQYFDKDVNAIAVADATLQFTTGQAAQWPGGSFDLPTFQDSAPDTEWGVYEVPPPPGSVLDHAVTPGYADGSFGINASSDQQEEATELLNWMTTAEFGQLVADEVEQFSALPGVEYSDALMREMNEQYTANPAPYLLLVDFRYGDPTGTAVLGPDIQAMFLGQKTPEQLAEDLQSGISTWFTPSS
- a CDS encoding N-acetylmuramic acid 6-phosphate etherase; amino-acid sequence: MTTPASASALPATERRNPASERLDELDTLDLLQTLNDADAEVSVAVRAALPALAELVDVAVRALERGGRVHYFGAGTSGRLAVLDAAELIPTFNLPPDVFVAHLAGGDDAMHRAIEGSEDSARDGAAEAAQIGDDDVVVGIAASGTTPYVRGALDAARARGAATGLITSNPDIDRRLVDIAVVADTGPEVLTGSTRLKAGTAAKMTLNAFSTAVMVRRGYTWSNLMVSVVATNRKLRERSVRILAEAAGLEPGAAQERLRAAEGDLKAALVSELGGVPLHIARQALADASGIVRRALDSLIPTERSASPN
- a CDS encoding MurR/RpiR family transcriptional regulator; its protein translation is MSTSATTAIHQRLSGLTPTEQRIARHVLDDPGRVVEASITQLAAESGTSPASVARFSQSLGFAGYPEFRLALATELDRNESDRERFQVAEGDVDRHDDAHTTVRKIAFAEASAIERTARQLDIDELERGVTAIRKARRIDIYGAASSGLAALDLEQKLHRAGLVAQARTDLHLALTGAALLDSRDVAVAISHSGRTLEIVQAAEVAAASGATTIAVTNNPRSPLARVCTLTLVTAVADSTFRSGAMASRIAQLAVLDFLFVRIAQADYDTISDNLKRTYDAVTSHRID
- a CDS encoding exo-beta-N-acetylmuramidase NamZ family protein is translated as MRLGVDRLLDDTHAGARWRGKRLGMVTNDLALTSDLTRGREALVEAGWRFDVLFGPEHGLSGRAREGEHVGDIADAATGVPVRSLYGEHVRPAAEDVAPLDALLIDLPDVGSRFYTYIWTMSHVLEACADAGTPVVVLDRPNPIGGDVGRAEGPVLDESIASLVGRWPLPIRHGLTIGELARHWVRTRAIDLELDVVELQGWSRHETAIGRSDLTWMPPSPNIPTAATALLYPGTCLVEGVNVAEGRSTAVPFRVLAAPFIDGERYAARVNEERLPGVRAVPYGFTPLVRDHAGVPCEGVILHVTDAEVLRPVRTGVRLLSLLAEMHPGLLEERPGVPVPGESDASPLEKLFGVRGAFAQIVSGEWDDPARLAVPDWLDAAEPDLLYR